A genomic stretch from Helianthus annuus cultivar XRQ/B chromosome 1, HanXRQr2.0-SUNRISE, whole genome shotgun sequence includes:
- the LOC110934064 gene encoding pelargonidin 3-O-(6-caffeoylglucoside) 5-O-(6-O-malonylglucoside) 4'''-malonyltransferase, which produces MEIPTVNIKSKKLIKPSTPTLATLRHHKMGFKDEVVAAINIRIILFYSAMNAGPDSTINFITRLENSLAQCLSRLYPIAGRYNHQIRTIECNDQGAEFIQAHVRNNIKLQDVLDPKLNPEMLNNFLPYGVCDAGEISDALLAVQATVFECGGLALGVSISHKVADAATLCTFLNDWATLSRDETSLDSVHPMFNSADFLPAKGFMGYDPPLPRTVKHRFENNYITKRLSFSDKAISMIRAKISAGRSYSRVQVVSAMIWKTLIDVDRAKHGSPRASMLIQPVNIRGKTTPPIPIDSCGNLGGFIITGCSKAQTLMGIECLVDLLHNSIKKTVRELKNLSPESDQLQTLVFNSFVKSETCDELVSVFPLTSWCKFPFYQVDFGFGPPVWVASSAGPVSMVTLMDGPGGCGVDAYVNLVGISTEKDTWKLKVQILRLWKQAYQIDMILMDEKLEEGSTVAFSKFGVDVIVYVVSTTDMAVFNGAGKESKRISFEIVNLRY; this is translated from the exons ATGGAGATCCCAACAGTTAATATTAAATCAAAAAAGTTGATTAAACCATCCACTCCAACTCTCGCCACCCTTCGCCACCACAAAATGGGCTTCAAAGATGAAGTTGTGGCCGCCATAAACATCCGTATCATTCTCTTCTACTCCGCCATGAATGCTGGTCCGGACTCCACCATCAACTTCATTACTCGTCTCGAAAACTCATTAGCTCAATGCTTATCACGACTATACCCCATTGCTGGTAGATACAACCACCAAATTCGCACCATTGAATGTAATGACCAAGGCGCGGAGTTCATACAAGCCCACGTTCGAAACAATATAAAGCTTCAAGATGTACTTGACCCGAAACTAAACCCTGAAATGCTCAACAATTTTCTTCCATACGGAGTATGTGATGCAGGTGAAATTAGTGACGCGTTGCTTGCAGTGCAAGCAACCGTGTTTGAATGTGGTGGTTTGGCCTTAGGCGTGTCTATTTCACACAAGGTTGCTGATGCAGCAACCTTGTGTACATTTTTGAACGACTGGGCAACACTGAGTCGAGATGAAACCAGTCTCGACTCAGTTCATCCAATGTTCAACTCAGCAGATTTTCTTCCTGCTAAAGGTTTTATGGGTTACGATCCACCTTTGCCTCGAACCGTGAAACATAGATTCGAGAATAATTACATAACCAAACGTCTTTCGTTCAGTGACAAGGCGATCTCAATGATTAGAGCAAAAATTAGTGCCGGTCGAAGCTATTCTAGGGTTCAAGTGGTATCCGCAATGATATGGAAGACACTAATCGATGTGGATCGAGCAAAACATGGTTCTCCACGAGCCTCAATGCTTATTCAACCCGTGAACATTCGAGGAAAAACAACACCTCCAATACCGATTGATTCTTGTGGAAACTTAGGGGGATTTATCATCACTGGATGCTCAAAAGCTCAAACATTAATGGGGATTGAATGTTTAGTAGATTTGTTGCATAACTCGATCAAGAAAACGGTTAGAGAACTAAAGAACTTGAGTCCCGAAAGCGACCAATTGCAAACATTGGTTTTTAATTCGTTTGTCAAGAGTGAAACTTGTGACGAGCTGGTGAGTGTGTTTCCGCTTACTAGCTGGTGCAAGTTTCCATTTTACCAAGTCGATTTTGGGTTTGGACCGCCGGTGTGGGTGGCGAGTTCGGCAGGGCCCGTGAGTATGGTGACTTTGATGGATGGTCCAGGTGGTTGTGGGGTGGATGCGTATGTGAATCTGGTtggg ATCTCTACTGAAAAAGATACATGGAAATTGAAGGTGCAAATATTACGTTTGTGGAAGCAAGCCTACCAGATTGACATGATTTTGATGGATGAGAAG CTTGAGGAAGGTAGTACAGTCGCTTTTAGCAAGTTTGGTGTTG ATGTAATCGTTTATGTCGTATCTACTACCGACATGGCTGTGTTTAATGGTGCTGGAAAGGAAAGCAAGAGGATCAGTTTTGAGATTGTTAACTTGAGATATTAA